From a single Lolium rigidum isolate FL_2022 chromosome 7, APGP_CSIRO_Lrig_0.1, whole genome shotgun sequence genomic region:
- the LOC124678187 gene encoding AT-hook motif nuclear-localized protein 23-like — MAGLDLGTAATRYVHQFHHLHPDLQLQQQQQQNSYVNAKQQQHDPADDNDNNGNYGGNGNYGGGGENNDGGSSSSGPAGDGGGGGGHGDVVARRPRGRPPGSKNKPKPPVIITRESANTLRAHILEVGSGCDVFECISTYACRRQRGVCVLSGSGVVTNVTLRQPSAPAGSVVTLHGRFEILSLSGSFLPPPAPPGATSLTIFLAGGQGQVVGGNVVGALYAAGPVIVIAASFANVAYERLPLEDEQEAQAAAAAAGMQMQQPGDTDAAGGMGGGGVPFPPDPSAAGLPFFNQLPLGNMGGGGAGSQLPPGADGHGWGGGRPQF, encoded by the coding sequence ATGGCAGGACTCGACCTCGGCACCGCCGCGACGCGCTACGTGCACCAGTTCCACCACCTCCACCCCGACCTCCAgctgcagcaacagcagcagcagaacAGCTACGTCAACgccaagcagcagcagcacgatCCCGCCGACGACAACGACAACAACGGCAACTACGGCGGCAACGGTAACTACGGCGGCGGTGGAGAAAACAACGACGGCGGCTCATCGTCCTCCGgccccgccggcgatggaggcggcggcggcggccacggtgACGTGGTGGCTCGCCGTCCACGCGGCCGCCCGCCTGGTTCAAAGAACAAGCCGAAGCCACCGGTGATCATCACGCGGGAGAGCGCCAACACGCTGCGCGCCCACATCCTGGAGGTCGGGAGCGGCTGCGACGTGTTCGAGTGCATCTCCACGTACGCGTGCCGGCGGCAGCGCGGTGTGTGCGTGCTCAGCGGCAGCGGCGTGGTGACCAACGTGACGCTGCGGCAGCCGTCGGCGCCGGCTGGATCCGTGGTCACGCTGCACGGCAGGTTCGAGATCCTGTCACTCTCGGGCTCCTTCCTCCCGCCACCGGCTCCACCCGGCGCCACAAGCCTCACCATATTCCTCGCGGGAGGGCAGGGCCAGGTTGTCGGCGGCAACGTCGTGGGCGCGCTCTATGCCGCGGGCCCCGTTATTGTGATCGCGGCCTCCTTCGCCAACGTCGCCTACGAGCGCCTCCcgctcgaggacgagcaagaggcccaggctgcggcggcggcggcggggatgcaGATGCAGCAGCCGGGTGATACCGATGCCGCGGGCGGCATGGGCGGGGGCGGCGTGCCGTTCCCTCCCGACCCGTCGGCAGCTGGGCTGCCGTTCTTCAACCAGCTTCCTCTCGGCAACATGGGTGGAGGCGGTGCTGGGTCGCAGCTCCCACCCGGCGCCGACGGCCACGGATGGGGCGGCGGACGGCCGCAGTTCTGA